A single Kribbella aluminosa DNA region contains:
- a CDS encoding PH-like domain-containing protein yields the protein MKAFLGILGTLLVLAAGYFGMYRGWRNRQARQADLSPLPTAPADDTRGVEGVYVATTSAGDWMDRIAVHELGVRSIADLAVSADGLIFHRQGAGDVFIPADHLIGVRTDRGIAGKVTAEKSGLVVVTWTHDGRELDTGFRPRRKADTAALTESIATLIGAEHR from the coding sequence ATGAAGGCCTTCCTGGGCATTCTCGGCACGCTGCTGGTGCTGGCGGCGGGCTACTTCGGGATGTACCGGGGCTGGCGGAACCGCCAGGCCCGGCAGGCCGACCTGTCGCCGTTGCCCACGGCACCAGCTGACGACACACGGGGCGTCGAGGGCGTGTACGTCGCGACGACGAGCGCCGGCGACTGGATGGACCGGATCGCCGTCCACGAACTGGGCGTCCGCAGCATCGCGGACCTGGCCGTCAGCGCGGACGGTCTGATCTTCCACCGGCAGGGCGCGGGGGACGTGTTCATCCCCGCGGACCACCTCATCGGGGTCCGGACCGACCGTGGCATCGCCGGCAAGGTGACCGCGGAGAAGTCCGGCCTGGTGGTGGTCACCTGGACCCACGACGGCCGCGAGCTGGACACCGGGTTCCGCCCGCGCCGGAAGGCCGACACCGCCGCCCTGACCGAATCCATCGCAACACTGATCGGAGCCGAGCACAGATGA
- a CDS encoding dihydroorotase has protein sequence MTASLVTGARILGGEVADLLIDNGEIVAVGTGLARPDGVATIDAEGLIALPGLVDLHTHLREPGREDAETVFTGTRAAAKGGFTAVFAMANTDPVADTAGVVEQVWRLGRDAGYADVYPIGAVTVGRKGTQLAELGAMADSAARVRVFSDDGDCVWDAALMRRALEYVKAFGGVIAQHAQEPRLTQGAQMNEGALSGVLGLTGWPSVAEEAIIARDILLNAHVGSKLHVCHLSTKGSVEIVRAAKRRGLEVTAEVTPHHLLLTEDLAASYNPVYKVNPPLRTKEDVEAVREGLADGTIDIVATDHAPHPVEDKDCEWSAAAFGMTGLETALSVVQHAMVDTKLLSWADVADRMSYRPAAIGQAAEHGRPLAVGAPANVVLYDPRVEQTVVPSASVSLSRNTPFEGMTLPGKVVATFLRGEATVLEGELTR, from the coding sequence ATGACCGCATCCCTGGTCACCGGCGCGCGCATTCTTGGCGGCGAGGTGGCGGACCTGCTGATCGACAACGGCGAGATTGTTGCTGTCGGAACCGGCCTCGCCCGGCCCGACGGCGTCGCGACGATCGACGCCGAGGGCCTGATCGCGCTGCCCGGGCTGGTCGACCTGCACACGCACCTGCGGGAGCCGGGCCGCGAGGACGCGGAGACCGTGTTCACCGGCACCCGGGCCGCCGCCAAGGGCGGGTTCACCGCGGTGTTCGCGATGGCCAACACCGACCCGGTCGCCGACACCGCCGGCGTCGTCGAGCAGGTCTGGCGGCTCGGCCGCGACGCCGGGTACGCCGACGTGTACCCGATCGGCGCGGTCACCGTCGGCCGGAAGGGAACGCAGCTCGCGGAACTGGGCGCGATGGCGGACTCCGCCGCACGGGTCCGGGTGTTCTCCGACGACGGCGACTGTGTCTGGGACGCCGCGCTGATGCGCCGCGCCCTGGAGTACGTGAAGGCGTTCGGCGGAGTGATCGCCCAGCACGCGCAGGAGCCGCGGCTCACCCAGGGTGCGCAGATGAACGAGGGCGCGCTGTCGGGCGTCCTCGGCCTGACCGGCTGGCCGAGCGTCGCCGAGGAGGCCATCATCGCGCGCGACATCCTGCTGAACGCGCACGTCGGCTCGAAGCTGCACGTCTGCCACCTGTCCACCAAGGGTTCGGTGGAGATCGTCCGTGCCGCCAAGCGCCGCGGGCTCGAGGTGACCGCCGAGGTGACGCCGCACCACCTGCTGCTCACCGAGGACCTCGCCGCCTCCTACAACCCGGTGTACAAGGTGAACCCGCCGCTGCGCACCAAGGAAGACGTCGAGGCGGTCCGCGAAGGGCTGGCCGACGGCACCATCGACATCGTCGCCACCGACCACGCGCCGCATCCGGTCGAGGACAAGGACTGCGAGTGGAGCGCGGCCGCTTTCGGTATGACCGGGCTGGAGACGGCGCTGAGCGTCGTACAGCACGCGATGGTCGACACCAAGCTGCTCAGCTGGGCCGACGTCGCCGACCGGATGAGCTACCGTCCGGCCGCGATCGGCCAGGCAGCGGAGCACGGCCGGCCGCTCGCGGTCGGTGCGCCCGCGAACGTGGTGCTGTACGACCCGCGCGTCGAGCAGACCGTCGTACCGAGTGCTTCGGTGTCGCTGTCGCGGAACACCCCGTTCGAAGGGATGACGCTGCCGGGCAAGGTGGTCGCGACCTTCCTGCGCGGCGAGGCCACCGTGCTGGAGGGTGAGCTGACCCGATGA
- a CDS encoding EamA family transporter, with product MLSNRRALILVFTAIAPMFWGTTYLVTTELLPPHRPLLAAFLRALPAGVLLVAITRVLPRGSWWWRSLVLGTLNIGAFNALLFVCAYRLPGGVAATVGAIQPVLVALLSAALLRQRLSLHTVLTAIAGIFGVGLLVLRASARLDGWGVLAAVGGAVVMAFGVVLSKRWTSPAPLLATTGWQLVAGGLVLLPITVLVEGSLPDFTLRNVAGYAYLALFGSAVAYALWFRGLRELAPTEVTFLGLLSPVVATTLGWLVLNQHLAPLQALGGLIVLAALIGAQIRRTPKPVAVEEPRVLVG from the coding sequence GTGCTAAGCAATCGACGAGCCCTCATCCTGGTGTTCACGGCCATCGCGCCGATGTTCTGGGGCACTACGTACCTGGTCACCACCGAGCTGCTCCCGCCGCACCGTCCACTGCTGGCCGCGTTCCTGCGGGCGCTGCCGGCCGGTGTGCTGCTGGTCGCGATCACCCGCGTCCTGCCGCGCGGTAGCTGGTGGTGGCGCTCTCTGGTTCTCGGCACGCTCAACATCGGCGCCTTCAACGCTCTGCTCTTCGTCTGCGCCTACCGGCTACCTGGCGGCGTCGCTGCAACAGTCGGAGCCATCCAGCCGGTGCTGGTCGCACTACTGTCGGCGGCACTGCTACGGCAACGGCTGTCCCTGCACACCGTGCTCACTGCGATCGCCGGCATCTTCGGCGTCGGCCTGCTGGTGCTGCGTGCCAGCGCACGGCTCGACGGCTGGGGCGTCCTGGCTGCTGTCGGTGGTGCCGTCGTGATGGCGTTCGGCGTCGTACTCAGCAAGCGCTGGACGTCGCCCGCTCCCCTACTGGCCACTACCGGTTGGCAGCTGGTCGCCGGTGGACTCGTACTGCTGCCGATCACCGTCCTGGTCGAAGGATCGCTGCCCGACTTCACCCTGCGGAACGTTGCGGGCTACGCGTACCTCGCGCTGTTCGGCTCGGCCGTCGCGTATGCCCTGTGGTTCCGGGGACTCCGGGAGCTCGCTCCTACCGAGGTCACGTTCCTAGGCCTACTCAGCCCGGTCGTAGCGACCACACTGGGCTGGCTGGTACTCAACCAGCACCTGGCTCCACTGCAGGCCCTCGGCGGTCTCATCGTGCTGGCAGCACTCATCGGCGCACAGATCCGTCGTACGCCGAAGCCTGTCGCTGTTGAGGAACCACGGGTACTCGTCGGATGA
- the efp gene encoding elongation factor P, giving the protein MASTNDLKNGMVLDLDGQLWSVVWFQHHKPGKGGAIVRTKLKNVLSGKVVDKTFNADVKVDVATVDKRDMTYLYNDGTAYVFMDKSTYEQLQLQPEVVGEAVHFLLENQDAIVAVHDDLPLYVELPASVELTVEYTEPGLQGDRSSGGTKPAKLETGYDIQVPLFLTTGEKVKVDTRTGDYLGRVTS; this is encoded by the coding sequence GTGGCATCGACGAACGACCTCAAGAACGGCATGGTGCTCGACCTGGACGGACAGCTGTGGTCCGTTGTCTGGTTCCAGCATCACAAGCCGGGCAAGGGCGGCGCCATCGTCCGGACCAAGCTCAAGAACGTGCTGTCCGGCAAGGTGGTGGACAAGACCTTCAACGCCGACGTCAAGGTCGACGTGGCCACGGTCGACAAGCGCGACATGACCTACCTGTACAACGACGGCACGGCGTACGTGTTCATGGACAAGTCGACGTACGAGCAGCTGCAGCTTCAGCCCGAGGTGGTCGGCGAGGCGGTGCACTTCCTGCTGGAGAACCAGGACGCCATCGTCGCGGTGCACGACGACCTCCCGCTGTACGTCGAGCTCCCGGCCTCGGTCGAGCTCACCGTCGAGTACACCGAGCCGGGTCTGCAGGGTGACCGCTCCAGCGGTGGCACCAAGCCGGCCAAGCTGGAGACCGGCTACGACATCCAGGTCCCGCTGTTCCTGACCACCGGCGAGAAGGTCAAGGTCGACACCCGCACGGGTGACTACCTCGGCCGCGTCACGTCCTGA
- the nusB gene encoding transcription antitermination factor NusB, producing the protein MSARSKARKRALDVLFESEVRGLPVGGTLADRVADNDPPVNEFTVALVEGVAKHAEQIDELLETHSVGWSLDRMPAVDRNVLRIGAYELLYDDQVPDVVAVSEAVALARDLSTDESPAFVNGLLARLLQLKPTLGL; encoded by the coding sequence ATGTCTGCCCGTAGCAAGGCCCGCAAGCGCGCACTGGACGTGCTGTTCGAGTCCGAGGTCAGGGGGCTGCCGGTCGGCGGCACCCTGGCGGACCGGGTGGCGGACAACGACCCGCCGGTGAACGAGTTCACCGTGGCGCTGGTCGAGGGAGTGGCGAAACACGCCGAGCAGATCGACGAACTGCTCGAGACGCATTCGGTGGGCTGGTCGCTGGACCGGATGCCGGCCGTCGACCGGAACGTGCTCCGGATCGGTGCCTACGAGCTGCTGTACGACGACCAGGTCCCGGACGTGGTCGCGGTGAGCGAGGCGGTGGCGCTGGCGCGGGACCTGTCGACCGACGAGTCCCCGGCGTTCGTGAACGGTCTGCTGGCCAGACTGCTGCAGCTGAAGCCGACACTGGGTCTTTGA
- a CDS encoding MarR family winged helix-turn-helix transcriptional regulator, which yields MADHVDLVLEQWRARRPDLDASPMGIIGRMSRLGALFDAELRRNFAKHDLDRASFDVLATLRRSNPEHSLTPAGLMHSSMVTSGAISQRLDRLEARGLVTRAPSETDRRGVQVTLTPEGLELIDKVLPTHVDTESQLLTGLSKAERDQLAGLLRTLLESLGDKRD from the coding sequence ATGGCAGATCACGTCGACCTGGTGCTCGAGCAGTGGCGCGCGCGGCGACCGGACCTGGACGCGTCGCCGATGGGGATCATCGGCCGGATGAGCCGGCTCGGTGCGCTGTTCGACGCCGAGCTCCGGCGGAACTTCGCGAAGCACGACCTGGACCGGGCGTCTTTCGACGTCCTGGCGACGCTGCGGCGCAGCAACCCCGAGCACAGCCTGACCCCGGCCGGCCTGATGCACTCGTCGATGGTCACGTCCGGCGCGATCAGCCAGCGGCTCGACCGGCTGGAGGCCCGCGGCCTGGTCACGCGCGCGCCCAGTGAGACCGACCGGCGCGGTGTCCAGGTGACGCTGACGCCGGAAGGGCTCGAGCTGATCGACAAGGTGCTGCCGACCCATGTCGACACCGAGTCGCAGCTGCTCACCGGCCTGTCGAAGGCCGAGCGCGATCAGCTGGCGGGGCTGCTGCGGACGCTGCTCGAATCGCTCGGGGACAAGCGGGACTGA
- the bldD gene encoding transcriptional regulator BldD translates to MPSEYAKTLGGKLRAIRQQQGLSLHGVEEKSKGRWKAVVVGSYERGDRAVTVQKLAELADFYGVPIRELLPGNASAAAAAAAPPRLILDLEALQHLDASEAGPLTRYAATIQAQRGDYNGKVLSIRQDDMRTLAVIYDESPTTLTERFISWGVLNPEAKGDVEESSEAAGA, encoded by the coding sequence GTGCCGAGCGAATACGCGAAGACACTGGGTGGCAAGTTGCGCGCCATCCGCCAGCAGCAAGGGCTGTCGCTGCATGGTGTAGAAGAGAAGTCCAAGGGTCGCTGGAAGGCGGTCGTCGTCGGCTCTTACGAGCGTGGCGATCGGGCCGTCACGGTCCAGAAGCTTGCGGAACTCGCCGATTTCTACGGCGTACCGATCCGTGAACTGCTTCCTGGAAACGCCAGCGCGGCCGCTGCGGCAGCCGCTCCGCCCCGGTTGATCCTCGACCTGGAGGCTCTGCAACACCTCGACGCGAGCGAGGCCGGTCCGCTGACGCGGTACGCGGCCACGATCCAGGCTCAGCGTGGGGACTACAACGGCAAGGTGCTGTCGATCCGTCAGGACGACATGCGCACGCTCGCGGTGATCTACGACGAGTCGCCGACGACGCTGACCGAGCGCTTCATCTCCTGGGGAGTCCTGAACCCCGAGGCGAAGGGTGACGTCGAGGAGTCGTCCGAGGCTGCCGGCGCCTGA
- a CDS encoding aspartate carbamoyltransferase catalytic subunit, with the protein MKHLLSAADLSRDEADLVLDTAEEMRSLADRPIKKLPALRGRTVVNLFFEDSTRTRISFEAAAKRLSADVINFSAKGSSVSKGESLKDTALTLQAMGADAVVCRHGSSGAPHLLAKSGWMTGSVVNAGDGTHEHPTQALLDAFTMRRHLGSLEGRRITIVGDVLHSRVARSNVLLLSTLGAEVTVVAPPTLLPVDMSNWPCGTSYDFDSVLPKSDAVMMLRVQRERMNDAYFPSAREYSRRYGLDRNRMAQLPDEAIVLHPGPMNRGMEISAEVADSTRSVIVEQVTNGVAIRMAVLYLMLSGSNEEEQKA; encoded by the coding sequence GTGAAGCATCTGCTGAGTGCGGCCGACCTGAGCCGCGACGAGGCCGACCTGGTCCTCGACACCGCCGAGGAGATGCGGTCGCTGGCCGACCGCCCGATCAAGAAGCTGCCCGCGCTGCGCGGCCGGACCGTGGTGAACCTGTTCTTCGAGGACTCCACCCGGACCCGGATCTCGTTCGAGGCGGCCGCCAAGCGGCTGTCCGCGGACGTCATCAACTTCTCCGCCAAGGGCTCGAGCGTGAGCAAGGGCGAGAGCCTCAAGGACACCGCGCTGACGCTGCAGGCGATGGGCGCCGACGCCGTCGTCTGCCGGCACGGCTCGTCCGGCGCGCCGCACCTGCTGGCGAAGTCCGGCTGGATGACCGGCTCGGTGGTGAACGCCGGCGACGGTACTCACGAGCACCCGACGCAGGCGCTGCTGGACGCGTTCACGATGCGCCGCCACCTCGGCTCGCTGGAGGGCCGCCGGATCACGATCGTCGGCGACGTCCTGCACTCCCGGGTCGCCCGGTCGAACGTGCTGCTGCTGTCCACGCTCGGCGCCGAGGTGACGGTCGTCGCCCCGCCGACGCTGCTGCCGGTCGACATGAGCAACTGGCCGTGCGGCACGTCGTACGACTTCGACTCGGTGCTGCCGAAGAGCGACGCGGTGATGATGCTGCGGGTGCAGCGCGAGCGGATGAACGACGCGTACTTCCCGAGCGCCCGCGAGTACAGCCGGCGGTACGGCCTGGACCGGAACCGGATGGCGCAGCTGCCGGACGAGGCGATCGTGCTGCACCCCGGCCCGATGAACCGCGGGATGGAGATCAGCGCCGAGGTCGCCGACTCCACCCGCTCGGTGATCGTCGAACAGGTCACGAACGGCGTGGCCATCCGGATGGCCGTCCTGTATCTGATGTTGTCGGGCAGTAACGAAGAGGAGCAGAAGGCATGA
- the fxlM gene encoding methyltransferase, FxLD system yields MTGAGAVSLRTALVRHLTSIGTIRDRRIAAAFQAVPRHVFVPHVPLEIAYADDVVPMKQDRTGVLTSSVSQPSIIALMLQQAAIRPGDRVLEIGSGGYNAALLRELAGPDGAVTTVDIDADVTRRARASLDKAGYGDVAVVRADGEFGDPGRAPYDRIVVTVTAWEVAPAWLRQLRPDGRIVVPLRVRGQTRSVAFDRVGEHLESRSTTMCGFVSMQGAGAHYERYQDGLTYDEDQEDEPHPEGDVLELRCEQEWSGLQVHREEPLLDLYLWLAATLPGYCALDGEGVAAVATADSLAYVSRRRGRDESHVELGCTGHGPEARVLIDRVLEQMRQWDGQHPTFQVHPIGAGLPPGFHIARRHSYISVQWEA; encoded by the coding sequence ATGACGGGCGCCGGCGCGGTCTCGTTGCGGACGGCCCTCGTCCGGCACCTGACCTCGATCGGCACGATCCGCGACCGGCGGATCGCCGCCGCGTTCCAGGCGGTACCGCGGCACGTGTTCGTCCCGCACGTCCCGCTGGAGATCGCGTACGCCGACGACGTCGTACCGATGAAGCAGGACCGGACCGGGGTGCTGACGAGCTCGGTGTCGCAGCCGAGCATCATCGCGCTGATGCTGCAGCAGGCCGCGATCCGGCCGGGGGACCGGGTGCTGGAGATCGGGTCCGGCGGCTACAACGCCGCCCTGCTGCGGGAGCTGGCCGGTCCGGACGGTGCGGTGACCACGGTCGACATCGACGCCGACGTGACGCGGCGGGCACGGGCATCGCTGGACAAGGCCGGGTACGGCGATGTGGCCGTCGTACGGGCCGACGGCGAGTTCGGCGATCCCGGGCGGGCGCCGTACGACCGGATCGTGGTGACGGTGACCGCGTGGGAGGTTGCGCCCGCGTGGCTGCGGCAGCTCCGGCCGGACGGGCGCATCGTCGTACCGCTGCGGGTCCGGGGGCAGACGCGGTCGGTGGCGTTCGACCGGGTCGGGGAGCACCTGGAGAGCAGGTCCACGACGATGTGCGGGTTCGTCAGCATGCAGGGGGCCGGTGCGCACTACGAGCGGTACCAGGACGGGCTGACGTACGACGAGGACCAGGAGGACGAGCCGCATCCGGAGGGCGACGTACTGGAGCTGCGATGCGAGCAGGAGTGGTCAGGGCTCCAGGTACATCGTGAGGAGCCGTTGCTGGACCTCTACCTGTGGCTGGCGGCCACACTGCCCGGGTATTGCGCGCTGGACGGAGAAGGGGTGGCAGCTGTCGCAACGGCGGACAGCCTGGCCTACGTGTCCAGGCGGCGCGGCCGGGACGAGTCACACGTCGAGCTTGGGTGTACTGGCCATGGCCCGGAGGCGCGCGTGTTGATCGACCGTGTGCTCGAGCAGATGCGTCAGTGGGACGGTCAGCACCCGACGTTCCAGGTGCATCCGATAGGCGCTGGGCTGCCGCCAGGCTTCCACATCGCCCGGCGGCACAGCTACATCAGCGTGCAGTGGGAGGCGTAG
- the carA gene encoding glutamine-hydrolyzing carbamoyl-phosphate synthase small subunit: protein MSQPAQRKALLVLEDGRSFAGTSYGATGETFGEAVFTTGMTGYQETLTDPSYHRQIVTQTAPHIGNTGINDEDDESQKIWVAGYVVRDPARVPSNWRATRSLDDQLQAQDIVGISGIDTRALTRHLRERGAMRAGISTEILDAGELLKKVLEQPPMVGADLATEVTTFAPYVVPALGERRFTVVALDLGIKSMTPKRMAERGIEVHVVPANTSLEQVLAINPDGIFMSNGPGDPETTEHPTELLKELLQRGKPYFGICFGNQVFGRALGLGTFKLKYGHRGINQPVLDRATGKVEITAQNHGFAVDAPLDGPVETPYGTVEVSHVSLNDNVVEGLRLTKDGKVLAFSVQYHPEAAAGPHDSAYLFDRFVELMEGRA, encoded by the coding sequence ATGAGCCAGCCTGCCCAGAGAAAGGCACTGCTCGTCCTCGAAGACGGCCGGTCGTTCGCCGGTACGTCGTACGGGGCGACCGGAGAGACCTTCGGCGAGGCGGTGTTCACCACCGGGATGACCGGGTACCAGGAGACACTGACCGACCCCTCGTACCACCGGCAGATCGTCACCCAGACCGCGCCGCACATCGGCAACACCGGGATCAACGACGAGGACGACGAGTCGCAGAAGATCTGGGTCGCCGGGTACGTCGTCCGCGACCCTGCCCGGGTGCCGTCCAATTGGCGCGCCACCCGGTCGCTCGACGACCAGCTGCAGGCGCAGGACATCGTCGGGATCTCCGGGATCGACACCCGCGCGCTGACCCGGCACCTGCGTGAACGCGGCGCGATGCGGGCCGGCATCTCGACCGAGATCCTGGACGCCGGCGAGCTGCTGAAGAAGGTCCTGGAGCAGCCGCCGATGGTCGGCGCCGACCTGGCCACCGAGGTGACGACGTTCGCGCCGTACGTCGTGCCCGCTCTCGGAGAACGTAGGTTCACCGTGGTCGCCCTCGACCTCGGGATCAAGTCGATGACGCCGAAACGGATGGCCGAGCGCGGCATCGAGGTCCACGTGGTGCCCGCGAACACCTCGCTGGAGCAGGTGCTCGCGATCAACCCCGACGGCATCTTCATGAGCAACGGCCCGGGCGACCCGGAGACCACCGAACACCCGACGGAGCTGCTCAAGGAGCTGTTGCAGCGGGGCAAGCCGTACTTCGGGATCTGCTTCGGCAACCAGGTGTTCGGGCGGGCGCTCGGGCTCGGCACGTTCAAGCTGAAGTACGGGCACCGCGGCATCAACCAGCCGGTGCTCGACCGGGCCACCGGGAAGGTCGAGATCACCGCGCAGAACCACGGCTTCGCGGTGGACGCGCCACTGGACGGTCCGGTTGAGACGCCGTACGGGACCGTCGAGGTGTCGCATGTCTCGCTCAACGACAACGTGGTCGAAGGGCTCCGGCTCACCAAGGACGGCAAAGTGCTGGCCTTCTCGGTGCAGTACCACCCCGAGGCGGCGGCGGGTCCGCACGACTCGGCGTACTTGTTCGATCGATTCGTCGAACTGATGGAAGGACGGGCCTGA
- the pyrR gene encoding bifunctional pyr operon transcriptional regulator/uracil phosphoribosyltransferase PyrR, translating to MSPAQSAEHPEFTQPPNRSSREVLDASDISRALTRIAHEILERNRGADPVVLLGIPTRGVPLAQRVSARIQAVEGQSVPTGSLDVTMYRDDIGLKPPRGLEHTDIPADGIDGKVVVLVDDVLFSGRTIRAALDALGDIGRPRAVQLAVLVDRGHRELPIRADYVGKNLPTSLVERVTVHLTEFDGEDAVLIADKGAK from the coding sequence ATGAGCCCTGCCCAGAGCGCAGAGCACCCCGAGTTCACGCAGCCGCCGAATCGCAGCAGCCGCGAGGTCCTCGACGCTTCCGACATTTCCCGGGCACTGACCCGGATCGCCCACGAGATCCTCGAGCGGAACCGCGGCGCCGACCCGGTCGTCCTGCTCGGCATCCCCACCCGCGGAGTTCCGCTCGCGCAGCGCGTCTCCGCCCGGATTCAGGCCGTTGAAGGGCAGAGCGTGCCCACAGGGTCACTCGATGTGACCATGTACCGCGACGACATCGGTCTCAAACCACCCCGTGGCCTGGAGCACACCGACATCCCGGCGGACGGGATCGACGGCAAGGTCGTGGTGCTGGTCGACGACGTGCTGTTCTCCGGCCGGACGATCCGCGCGGCACTGGACGCGCTCGGCGACATCGGCCGCCCGCGCGCCGTACAGCTCGCCGTCCTGGTGGACCGCGGGCACCGCGAGCTGCCGATCCGCGCCGACTACGTGGGCAAGAACCTGCCGACCTCCCTCGTGGAACGCGTCACAGTGCACCTCACCGAGTTCGACGGGGAAGACGCCGTACTGATCGCCGACAAGGGGGCGAAGTGA